GGATGTACTAGGGCTCGGCTTAGCGGCCGAGTCGGAAAGCCCGGGGCGCGGATGCGTTCCGGGCTTTTCATTTTTTTGGGGAGGGCGGGCCCGGGGCCCAGGGCCGGGGCCTGGGCCGGGGTATTGTCTTTCCAGGTTCATGGAACACGAATTCTCACGCAGAGACGCGGGGGAGCAGAGACGCAGGACGTCCGCTTCATCGCCGGTTTTGTGTTCGTGGTCATGTCACGTCCGTGTCAGTACCTGCCGCATCCACGCCGCGTGTCTGCACGTCTGCGCCTCCGCTCCTCTGCGGCTCTGCGTGAAAAGAGGCAGCCCGGACATCCAGGCTCTGCGTGAAGCAAGGCAGCCCAGGCATCCAGGGCCCTGCGTGAAACGAGGCAGCCCCGGCAGGCGTGCGCTCTTGCCACCGGATTCCGCGCTTCCTATTTTTCAACGATGATGGCACTCACGCAGATGACGACCCGCACGACGACGACGCGCGCTGACCGGAGGGGTGCGGCGCGGTAGTTCCGTGCGCGGTGCGGACGGATGCGGCCCCTCCGGAGTAGCGGAGCGGGCCTTTTTTTGTTGCGAACATTTCTCGAGTCGACGGATCGATGATCAAGGTCACACTGCCGGACGGCAAGGAGATCGAGCTGGTGGATGGCGCCACGCCGCGCGATGTGGCGGAGCGGATCGGCTCCCGGCTGGCCAAGGCTGCAGTTGCGGCGAAGGTGAACGGCGGCGTCGTGGAGCTGTCGCGCCCGATCGAGCAGGACGCGCGCATCGAGATCCTGACGAACCGCTCGCCGGAAGCGCTGGACGTGCTGCGCCATTCCGCGGCGCATGTGCTCGCGACGGCGGTGCGTCGTGTGCGGCCGGGTGCAGGCATCGGATTCGGCCCGGCCATCGACGACGGCTTCTACTACGACTTCGAGGTCGACCGTCCCTTCACGCCGGAGGAGCTGGAAGCGATCGAGCGCGAAATGCACGAGGTCGCGCGTGCGGGCGACCCGTTCGAGCGGCGCGTCGTTTCGCGGCAGGAAGCGCGCGAGCTGTTCGCGGATGATCCGCTGAAGCTCGAGCGGCTCGAGGAGCTGGGCGACGACGAGGTGATCACCGTATACCGCAACGGCCCATTCCTCGACCTGTGCCGCGGACCTCATGTGCCGGACACCTCGCTGGTGCAGCACTTCAAGCTGATGAACACCGCCGGCGCGTACTGGCGCGGTGACGTGAGCCGCCAGATGCTGCAGCGCATCTACGGCACCGCCTGGTTCAGCGAAAAGGACCTGCAGCAGTACCTGCACCGGCTGGAGGAGGCGAAGCGCCGCGACCATCGCAAGCTCGGCCGTGAGCTCGACCTGTTCTGGTTCCACCCGTCCGCCCCGGGTTCGGCGTTCTGGAGCGACCGTGGCACCACGATCTTCCGTCTGCTCGGCGAGTGGATGCTCGAGACCCTCGCGAAGAACGGCTACCAGCAGGTCAAGACGCCGCTGCTCTACAACAAGTCGCTCTGGCAGGTGTCCGGGCACTGGGGCAAGTACCGCGAGAACATGTTCCTCGTGCTCGACAATGAGACCGGCGAGCACGACTTCTCGCTCAAGCCGATGAACTGTCCGTCGCACCACCTGATGTTCGCCTCGAAGCGACGCAGCTACCGCGAGCTGCCGGTGCGCTACGCGACGCAGGACGTGCTGCATCGCAATGAAGTGAGCGGCGCGCTGTCCGGCCTCACCCGCGTGCGGCAGTTCCAGCAGGACGACGCGCACATCTACCTGATGGAGTCGCAGATCGTCGACGAGGTCCGTCGCCTGGTGGGGATGGTCGACTACTTCTACAACGCGCTGGGCCTGCGCTACCGCGCCAAGTTCGCGACCCGTCCCGAGCAGCGGGTCGGCGACGACGCGCTCTGGGACCGCGCCGAAGCGGGCCTGCGCGGCGCCCTCGAGGCGATCGGTCTCGACTATGAGCTGAAGGAGGGCGACGGCGCGTTCTACG
Above is a window of Longimicrobiales bacterium DNA encoding:
- the thrS gene encoding threonine--tRNA ligase, whose product is MIKVTLPDGKEIELVDGATPRDVAERIGSRLAKAAVAAKVNGGVVELSRPIEQDARIEILTNRSPEALDVLRHSAAHVLATAVRRVRPGAGIGFGPAIDDGFYYDFEVDRPFTPEELEAIEREMHEVARAGDPFERRVVSRQEARELFADDPLKLERLEELGDDEVITVYRNGPFLDLCRGPHVPDTSLVQHFKLMNTAGAYWRGDVSRQMLQRIYGTAWFSEKDLQQYLHRLEEAKRRDHRKLGRELDLFWFHPSAPGSAFWSDRGTTIFRLLGEWMLETLAKNGYQQVKTPLLYNKSLWQVSGHWGKYRENMFLVLDNETGEHDFSLKPMNCPSHHLMFASKRRSYRELPVRYATQDVLHRNEVSGALSGLTRVRQFQQDDAHIYLMESQIVDEVRRLVGMVDYFYNALGLRYRAKFATRPEQRVGDDALWDRAEAGLRGALEAIGLDYELKEGDGAFYGPKIDFDVEDAIGRSWQLGTIQLDYQNPELFDLSYVGEDNTDHRPVIIHRAIFGSFERFIAILTEHFAGAFPLWFAPEQVRVIAITDEVMDSARQLVAELTEAGLRAHLDERAETLNYKIREAETMKVPYMAVLGAREAAAGTVAVRARGAGKKQEIVARPEFIGRLQAEVASKALPAQG